GGATTCAGCGAGTGCAGCGACAATGTGCCATTTTCCCGGATATGATTGCCGGCTATTTTAAAGACAATATCTTCCTCACCACCCTTCAGAATAAGGATACAGGGCGTGTTATGCTTCAAATGCGACCAGTCCTGTAAATACTGGGCAATGATATAACTGCCATCAGGAATCGGTTCCATAGAGTCGCCGCTGATGGGAAACATACGGATGGTTTTATCTTTCGGTAAACCTGGCAGCGTAAATTTCGGCAGGTCTGCAATGAACGAAGGGTCGTTGAATCCGCTGCGGTAGCCAGCTCTGGCCTGCACCGGTACAAACTCCATATTTTCCTCGTTATTGTTGTTGACGGTAATAGGTAAGATACGTATGTGCTTTCCCGTTAGATCGGATGGTTGACCCGTTTCCAGCTCCAGCAGCTGTTCTTCTGTAAAAGTGGAAAGGTCTTTTTTTATCATCGTTTCCAGATCAACTGTAAAGAAACCAGCAATCAGTACCAGGTCTTCCATGCGCGGGTTCCTGGTTTTACCGCTTTCCTGTGCGCCGATCTTGTGCTTATTTAATCCCAGCAGATCAGACAAATGTTGTTGTGAGAGCTTTTTCCTGTTTCTGAGTAACCTTAGATTCGAGGCCCAATAAAGGGTCTGTTTGTCCATGTATTATATATTTATAATAAATATTATTTATAATTAACAAGAACAAATGTAAGGTTTTTCAGTGATTCTGTTTACTAAGCAGTCCATTCAGTTCCTGCTCCAGGGCATCCCCGAAGAGATCTTTATTGAGGACTACGCCATCGGCATCGATGAGGTAATTCTGTGGTAAGCGTTTAACATTATAGGTTTTAGCTGCATCATTTTTATCTTTCGTAGGGTCGGAGAGGTTAGTCCAGCTAAGACTGTCTTCCCTTATGGCATCCAGAAGATATTGCCTGTCGGCCGGTGGATCTACGGCAATGCTGATCACTGTAAAGTTCTTATTCCTGAACGTTTCGTACGCCTTTCGAATAAACGCATGTTGCCTCCTGGAGGGCTCATACCAGGAGGCCCAGAAATCGAGCAGCACTATTTTTCCTTTAAAATCAGACAACCTCACGGGTTTCCCGCTCATATCGGGTACTTCAAAGTCAGGCGCCGTGGCGCCGGGGATGAGTTGTTTGGCACGCTCTATTTCTTCGGAAAATGCTTTGCCTTCGGGAGTACTGCGGACTTTAGGAGAAAGTTTCTGAAATAGCGGGGCTATCTCTGCCGGATTTATTTCGAGTCCTGCCAGATCGGTCAATGCCTGCAGACTTGCATACGAGCCGGGGTTTTCCGCGAGGAATTTCTGTTGCAACAGTTTAATAGCTCCCTGTGCTACATTGAAGCGTTCGCCAAGATGATAGATAAAGGCACTGTCGGCCTTGCGGGCAGGAGAGGCTTTGTTATAACTCCTGTTAATCTGCCTGATGGTTTTATCAAGGGAGCTCAATGCTTCCTGATAATTTTTCACCTCCAGGTTAACCGGTGAAACGATATGAGCATGACCGATATTATCAGTAGCTGTAATCTTTGTATCGCCTTTTTCTAATATAAATATACGGGCATCTGCATCCGCCGGTAATGCTTCCATGTTAGCATAGCTGCCACGGGGATTCAATACCAGCAGGGCTTTTATGGGTCCATCTACCATACCTTCAAAATGGAATACGCCATTCCTGACATCTGTGGAATCTATCGTCAGCTTTTCATTCATCATTGTGCTGAGATATATCTTTGCCGGGGTATTCAGTTTGGTCACCTTTCCATTCAGGACGTATTTTGCAGGCTGGGCGTGTATCACGACAGGTAACAGTAAGGTTAAAAACGTTATTTTTTTCATAATTCAGTCATGTATACTCAAATCTATCGGCGAAATTTATTCAATTCGTATATCAGAAACCTTGTTAATACGGAATAACAAAATTGATATGGCTAATAACAATGACAGCAAATCACCGCATATTCTGAATACATCCACGAACCTGCTGGGGTTTTGCCTGATCGTGCTTACTTCCATTAAAATAGCGAAGTTTGGTAATGTTACTGTTATTGATGACTGCACAGGCGTGGCAACCATTCTGCTCATGGCGAGTTGTATATTATCATTTTTATCGCTGCGGTCTAAAAATGATAAGCGAAGTGAACAGCTGGAGCTGATTGCGGACTATACATTCGTAATAGCACTGGTATGCATCAGTATTACAATAGTTTTTGTATCTTTTAACTTGTTGAGCTAAAGCCCGGCAAATAGTAACCCCGTGGCGGAATAAGTGATGTTGTTTGTTTTGATTTGTTTACCTGAAAATAACCTGTTGATGAAGATTCAGTTGTATGAAGAAGCCAAAAAGATCTGGAGAGTACTGGAAGAGAGCAAAAGCACACCTGATCTGGAACTGGAGCTGGAAATCTATAAAAAAATGCTCGGCCTGTTTCAGGTAGGAGACTATTACTTTTTTATCTTCAACTCCTTCGAAGGAAAATTCGATTATGTGCATCCGGGAATCAGCGACGTACTGGGCTACAACGCAGATGGTTGTACTGTAGCTGATGTGGTAAGTTATATTCACCCGGACGATATACCTTTTTTCATGGCATTTGAACAGGCATCGGTTGAGTTTTTCTACGCGCTTCCTATCGAGAAACTCCTGAAGTATAAAGTCCGTTATGATTTGCGCATGCGAAAAGCAAATGGAGAATATATCCGTGTGCTGCAGCAATCCACACCATTGCAGCATAACGAAACCGGCGTCATGCTTCGGTCTTTCGTGGTACATACCGATATCAGCCATCTCAAACAATCCGGCAATCCGGTACTTTCTTTTATTGGTCTTGATGGAGAACCTTCTTTCATCGACGTCGACTTAAAGAAAAAACTAACGCCTACCCGTGAACAGCTTACTCCCCGCGAAAAAGAAGTGCTGAGAGGCATGCTCTCCGGGCAACCCAGCAGGGAAATTGCCCTGCAATTAAACATCAGCAAACAAACAGTAGAAAAACACCGCAAGAATATGTTGAAAAAAACAGGCATCAAATCATCCGCTGAAATGATCGTAAGAGCCATCAAAGAAGGTTGGATATAGATTGTTATGTATTGTGATAAATTTTATATATAATTAACGAAGCCAATCGCTTTGTTTTTATTATTTCTTTTTTATAACATTGTTCCTGCAAGCTGATAAGAAAACATCAACCAGAATAGCTGCTGGCTTTTAGCAAATGCAGCAGAGATCACATAGCATTTTAAATTTCCACCTTTATAAATAATAGCGGTGATAGTCGGTCAACAAAGAGAAATGTCATTTCTCATTTTTTTTATCCATACAGCGAAAACGTTTTAGCAACACCATGATGGAGGAGATTAGTGAATGGCAGATGCAGATAGCACGTTATGACGATGAACAGGCCTTTGCCCGCCTGTTCCGCCATATGTATGATCGTTTATTGCATTTTTGTATCAGGTATGTACATGTGAAGGAAGCGGCGGAAGAAATTGTATCCGACGTTTTTGTAAAACTCTGGAACCGCCGTGCTGAGTTGGAGAAAGTGACCAACCTGCAGGTATATCTTTTTGTGATGGTGAAGAACCATTCCCTGAATTATCTGGAAACCTATTCTAATCTCCGTATCGTACCACTCTCCGGTACCGATACCGCCGATCTGCGCAACAGCATAGACCTGGAACGCGACCTCGAATGGAAAGAAATGCGCTTTAAAATGGACCAGGTAGTAGCCAGTCTGCCTGCCCAATGCCGCCGCATCTTCCAGCTGATCAAGGAAGACGGTTTCAAATACAAAGAAGTCGCAGAAATCCTCGATATTTCTCCCCGCACCGTCGAAACCCAGTTATTCCGCGCCATGCGCCGCCTCAACAACGTTCTCGGCCGCAACAGGGGCGTAATACCGCCGTTGATATTCTTTCTGGCAGTGGCTTCCTGGCTTTGAGAATTACGAATTAGGAATTACGAATTACGATACGCATAGCATAATGACCGCTATTTGTCTGCCGGTTCCCATAATTCAATTTTGTTGCCTTCCACATCAAGAATGTGAACGAATTTCCCGTAGTCATAGCTCTCTATCTTATCCAGTACCGTCACGCCTTCTTTTTTTAACTCTTCTACCAATGCTTCGAGGTTTTCGACCTGGTAATTGATCATAAAGTCCTTTGCGGAAGGCTCAAAATATTTGGTCTTCCCCGGAAAGGGACTCCACACGGTGTATCCTTTTTTGGTGGAGTCTTCCTCCTGTCGCCATTCAAACTTTGTCCCATACTGGTCTGCGCCAAAACCCAGATGGGTTTGATACCATTGTTTAACTTTCTCGGGGTCATCGCACTTAAAGAAAATGCCTCCGATTCCTGTTACTCGTTTCATCTTTTTTTGTTTTAGGCTTGTTTTTGTGAACGCTGAATTGACTGCGAAGCCAGCGCCGAATGAGGTGGCAAGGGCTAATATTATTAATATTCTTTTGGTCATTTGTTATGGTTAAACATTAATAATAATTTTTTCATCGGGTCTGATATTGGGGCGGCTGTCTGCGGAACTCATCTAATGTATATTAAATTTAATGTTATCCGCTCAAATCTCCTATGTCTTTCGTAATTCATAATTCGTAATTCGTAATTCATAATTTTTTTTCTCTCCCTGTACGTAGTTTTCCTCTCTTCCCCTGTCCTTCTTCTGAAACGATCCAATTTTTGACGATTCCATTTTATGAACGAAGAATATTTTTTACTACTGGTCACCCGCAAACTGGCGGGGGCGGCTACGCCCGCGGAAGTGGAAGAGCTGGAAAAACTGTTGCAACAGTATCCGCAAATGCGGGAACGGTATAGCCACCTGGTCCATTATTTTAAAGATCCGGCGTTTCATGCAGCAGCTGATACAGAGCTGGCCCTGCAACGGACTTTGCAAAAAATACGGGCTCAACAGGAGCCCTGGAGCCCGGAAGTATCCACTGCAACCTCTGCAAAAAGAAGAACGCTCCGTCCCTGGAAATGGGCCGCAGCAGCGGCTGTGGTACTGCTGTTGGGCGGCGGCGCCTGGTTTTTTCAACGCAATGCCGGTCCGCATGAGAAAAAAGAAACACAATGGGTAAAACGGCGCAACGGCAAAGCTACCCGCTCCTTTATTGAACTGGCCGACGGCAGTAAGATATGGCTGAATGCCGAGAGCCTGCTGACCTACCCGGCCCGCTTTTCCGGCGATAGCCGGGAAATTTACCTCGAAGGGGAAGCCTTCATGGATGTTGCCACCAATTCCACCCGGCCTTTCATCGTTCATCTCAAAAAAGGTACTATCAAGGTATTAGGTACTTCTTTCAATATACGCGCCTACGAAAATGAACCCGTTCAAACAGCGGTCATCTCCGGTAAAGTAGCATTCATTCCTACGTATGAAGGCGATAAAAAAGTAAATGATACCATCCTGCTCACCCCGGATGTGAAAGTGACCTATACTGCCAGCAGCGGCACACTCATCAAGGATAATACCATCGGGGAGGAAGATAAGGCCTGGACCGAAGGCCGCCTCATCTTCCGCAATGCCACGCTGGAAGAAATAGGCGCCAGCCTGCAAAGGAATTTCAATAAACGCGTGGAGTTCGAAGCCAATGCGCCTAAACAATATCGACTTACCGGCTCCTTCCATAATAATTCTCTGGAAGATATCATGTATTACCTGAGCAGGTCAAAAGCTTTTCATTATAAGATTACCGACTCAACACTTGTGATAGGGGAATAAACACGCCAACACCAATTCTTAAATTTTTAATCACCACTACGTTATGAGAAAGGAACTACTCAAGCCTTCTTTTCGCCCGCCTTTCCTCTCGCTGATAGCATGCCTGTC
The genomic region above belongs to Chitinophaga sp. 180180018-3 and contains:
- a CDS encoding S24 family peptidase — encoded protein: MDKQTLYWASNLRLLRNRKKLSQQHLSDLLGLNKHKIGAQESGKTRNPRMEDLVLIAGFFTVDLETMIKKDLSTFTEEQLLELETGQPSDLTGKHIRILPITVNNNNEENMEFVPVQARAGYRSGFNDPSFIADLPKFTLPGLPKDKTIRMFPISGDSMEPIPDGSYIIAQYLQDWSHLKHNTPCILILKGGEEDIVFKIAGNHIRENGTLSLHSLNPLYETMTVKISEVLEIWTFLGYMSRQVPEGITN
- a CDS encoding VOC family protein, coding for MKRVTGIGGIFFKCDDPEKVKQWYQTHLGFGADQYGTKFEWRQEEDSTKKGYTVWSPFPGKTKYFEPSAKDFMINYQVENLEALVEELKKEGVTVLDKIESYDYGKFVHILDVEGNKIELWEPADK
- a CDS encoding LuxR C-terminal-related transcriptional regulator translates to MKIQLYEEAKKIWRVLEESKSTPDLELELEIYKKMLGLFQVGDYYFFIFNSFEGKFDYVHPGISDVLGYNADGCTVADVVSYIHPDDIPFFMAFEQASVEFFYALPIEKLLKYKVRYDLRMRKANGEYIRVLQQSTPLQHNETGVMLRSFVVHTDISHLKQSGNPVLSFIGLDGEPSFIDVDLKKKLTPTREQLTPREKEVLRGMLSGQPSREIALQLNISKQTVEKHRKNMLKKTGIKSSAEMIVRAIKEGWI
- a CDS encoding TlpA disulfide reductase family protein; amino-acid sequence: MKKITFLTLLLPVVIHAQPAKYVLNGKVTKLNTPAKIYLSTMMNEKLTIDSTDVRNGVFHFEGMVDGPIKALLVLNPRGSYANMEALPADADARIFILEKGDTKITATDNIGHAHIVSPVNLEVKNYQEALSSLDKTIRQINRSYNKASPARKADSAFIYHLGERFNVAQGAIKLLQQKFLAENPGSYASLQALTDLAGLEINPAEIAPLFQKLSPKVRSTPEGKAFSEEIERAKQLIPGATAPDFEVPDMSGKPVRLSDFKGKIVLLDFWASWYEPSRRQHAFIRKAYETFRNKNFTVISIAVDPPADRQYLLDAIREDSLSWTNLSDPTKDKNDAAKTYNVKRLPQNYLIDADGVVLNKDLFGDALEQELNGLLSKQNH
- a CDS encoding FecR domain-containing protein, with the protein product MNEEYFLLLVTRKLAGAATPAEVEELEKLLQQYPQMRERYSHLVHYFKDPAFHAAADTELALQRTLQKIRAQQEPWSPEVSTATSAKRRTLRPWKWAAAAAVVLLLGGGAWFFQRNAGPHEKKETQWVKRRNGKATRSFIELADGSKIWLNAESLLTYPARFSGDSREIYLEGEAFMDVATNSTRPFIVHLKKGTIKVLGTSFNIRAYENEPVQTAVISGKVAFIPTYEGDKKVNDTILLTPDVKVTYTASSGTLIKDNTIGEEDKAWTEGRLIFRNATLEEIGASLQRNFNKRVEFEANAPKQYRLTGSFHNNSLEDIMYYLSRSKAFHYKITDSTLVIGE
- a CDS encoding RNA polymerase sigma-70 factor — encoded protein: MMEEISEWQMQIARYDDEQAFARLFRHMYDRLLHFCIRYVHVKEAAEEIVSDVFVKLWNRRAELEKVTNLQVYLFVMVKNHSLNYLETYSNLRIVPLSGTDTADLRNSIDLERDLEWKEMRFKMDQVVASLPAQCRRIFQLIKEDGFKYKEVAEILDISPRTVETQLFRAMRRLNNVLGRNRGVIPPLIFFLAVASWL